From Proteiniborus sp. DW1, one genomic window encodes:
- a CDS encoding NCS2 family permease — protein sequence MKMGNQKGKSGSFVERYFELTKYGTNVKTEIIAGITTFVTMAYVLLVIPNLLKAAGMNVPGLLGDEANALTIFNDPIVGALFTATCLISTYGTLQMGIFAKLPFATAPGLGLTAFFAYTVVVDLGYTWQQGLAAVAISGILFIIITVTSIREKIIDALPMNLRTAIGAGVGLFITLVGLKSGGVIVSNPANLVGFGDFTSPAVLLTLIGIVITAILMAKNVTGAMLISIILTTIIGIPMGITNIEGIKLFSAPPSIAPTFLKWDFAGLLGNGEGGFIGALINIGMVVMTISFVDLFDNIGTLLGTAQRGNMIEPDGKVRNMNRALLSDSIATTLSSFLGTTTTSTYVESTAGIAAGGRTGLASVVTGILFAASLFLSGVIGVVPTQATAPALVIVGVLMIQSVVDIDFSDFTEAVPAFFTLAIMPFTFSIANGVAAGIIFYPIMKLVTGRHKEVNPIMYILAILFIVRFALLPN from the coding sequence ATGAAGATGGGAAATCAAAAAGGAAAATCTGGCTCATTTGTCGAAAGGTATTTCGAACTAACTAAATACGGTACAAATGTAAAAACCGAAATAATCGCAGGTATAACTACTTTTGTTACTATGGCATATGTTCTGTTAGTTATTCCGAATCTACTTAAAGCAGCAGGTATGAATGTACCTGGTTTATTAGGAGACGAAGCTAATGCACTTACAATATTCAATGATCCAATTGTTGGTGCTCTTTTTACTGCTACTTGTTTAATATCAACTTACGGAACTTTACAAATGGGTATATTTGCTAAATTACCATTTGCTACAGCTCCTGGACTAGGATTAACTGCATTTTTTGCTTATACTGTAGTAGTAGACTTAGGTTATACTTGGCAACAAGGTCTTGCTGCTGTTGCTATTTCTGGTATTTTATTCATCATAATAACTGTAACCTCAATAAGAGAGAAGATAATTGATGCCCTACCAATGAATTTAAGAACTGCAATAGGAGCAGGTGTAGGACTATTTATTACATTAGTCGGATTAAAAAGTGGTGGCGTTATCGTTTCAAATCCTGCTAATTTAGTTGGATTTGGTGACTTTACAAGCCCAGCTGTACTGTTAACATTAATAGGTATAGTAATAACAGCTATACTTATGGCTAAAAATGTTACAGGTGCAATGCTTATATCAATAATTCTAACTACTATTATAGGTATCCCAATGGGTATAACTAATATTGAAGGTATCAAATTATTTAGTGCTCCACCATCAATAGCACCAACTTTCTTAAAATGGGACTTTGCAGGATTACTAGGAAATGGTGAGGGTGGATTTATAGGTGCTCTAATCAATATAGGTATGGTTGTTATGACAATAAGCTTCGTTGACCTGTTTGATAACATAGGAACTCTCTTAGGAACTGCCCAAAGGGGAAATATGATTGAGCCAGATGGAAAAGTAAGAAATATGAATAGAGCCTTATTATCTGACTCTATAGCTACAACATTAAGCTCATTCTTAGGAACTACTACAACATCAACTTATGTTGAATCAACAGCAGGAATAGCAGCTGGCGGTAGAACCGGTCTAGCATCAGTAGTTACAGGTATATTATTTGCCGCTTCATTATTCCTTTCAGGAGTAATCGGAGTTGTTCCTACTCAAGCTACAGCACCAGCACTTGTAATAGTAGGTGTACTTATGATTCAATCTGTAGTTGACATAGATTTTTCAGACTTTACAGAAGCGGTTCCAGCTTTCTTCACATTAGCAATAATGCCATTCACATTTAGTATTGCTAATGGAGTTGCAGCAGGAATTATATTCTATCCAATTATGAAACTTGTTACTGGTAGACATAAAGAAGTTAACCCAATAATGTATATACTAGCAATATTATTTATTGTAAGATTTGCATTATTGCCAAATTAA
- a CDS encoding UvrD-helicase domain-containing protein, giving the protein MNFLDGLNDKQREAVLTTEGPLLVLAGAGSGKTRVLTHRIAYIIEEKGVKASNILALTFTNKAANEMKERISRLIGDEAEYIWAGTFHSICVRILRRDIEKLGYGKSFVIFDTTDQKTLIKDCIKQLNLSEKHYEPASIMGFIGSQKDNLIEPDTYINQHYGDYRERQKGEIYRLYQQRLKENNALDFDDLINKTIELFRQFPDILEFYQNKFRYILVDEYQDTNRAQYTLINLLSKKYNNICVVGDDDQCILQGMMVNTPEGNIPIEELTEGQKIYSPSGWGRVSEGTVEKKIKKEYSGPIIKIRTQNGNVIKTTPNHIMFGKLNVKPGVYYVYLMYKKGKGYRIGQTQGVRSREGEIVNGLMVRLNQEHGDKIWILKICSSKEESTFYEQLYSFKYGIPTTVFHDVGRGITLTQKYIDELFNEIDTESNAIKLMDDLLIFEDFPHHRANGVIRGGAIRRLINLTFFGGRVTGIDKGWNSHRIAFNTSSDELESKAIRAGFPVRKGQRNTWRIETERVFYDEANEYGKSIQELDSDIEIVRRAKLTEQESFYYMPASHIRPSMSIASYEGGKIVEDIVEEVSIEEYDGYVFDISVPNFRQYLCEGIVVHNSIYGWRGADIRNILDFEKDYKNTKVIKLEQNYRSTKTILNAANQVIENNEGRKSKRLWTANDEGCPIKVFSGANEHEEANFIVDKIKELSAKEDRKLSDFAILYRTNAQSRVIEEAFLKANLPYKIVGGHKFYDRKEIKDIIAYLRLIQNPVDNYAFKRIINVPKRGIGKTTLDRLEQYSIEKEDSMFGAMLECDEIPGLTQRAKDSLNSFSTLIRKFMAMKEIFTVTELIENVIDSIGYIEEIQQEETVQAESRIENIKEFLSVAVSFEETSEDKTLEGFLANISLLSDLDKTDDTDRDTVTMMTLHSAKGLEFPVVFMTGMEENLFPTSRAYFNEDDLEEERRLCYVGITRAEEMLFMTRAFSRMIYGKTGVNSMSRFLREIPDELIEDLNESRTNKSSSVFSVSSTKTYNSMSPKYFTGYTIENTRKTPKDTNLDIKPGSKVNHKVWGIGTVVQVKELDNDKEITIAFNSQGVRKLMLSFAPIEVIS; this is encoded by the coding sequence ATGAATTTTCTTGATGGACTTAATGATAAACAAAGAGAGGCGGTATTGACTACAGAAGGGCCACTGTTAGTTCTTGCTGGTGCAGGAAGTGGAAAGACCCGAGTACTTACTCATAGAATAGCATACATAATTGAAGAAAAGGGAGTAAAAGCAAGCAATATACTTGCACTTACCTTTACTAATAAAGCAGCTAATGAAATGAAAGAGCGAATTAGTAGACTAATAGGAGACGAGGCTGAGTATATATGGGCTGGGACATTCCACTCAATATGTGTAAGAATACTTAGAAGAGATATTGAAAAGTTAGGATATGGGAAAAGCTTTGTCATATTTGATACAACAGATCAAAAGACCTTAATTAAGGATTGTATAAAGCAACTAAATTTAAGTGAAAAGCACTATGAACCTGCTTCGATTATGGGATTTATAGGTTCTCAGAAAGACAATTTAATAGAGCCAGATACCTACATAAACCAACATTATGGGGATTATAGAGAAAGACAAAAAGGAGAAATATACAGACTCTATCAGCAAAGATTAAAAGAAAACAATGCATTAGATTTTGATGACCTAATCAATAAAACTATAGAGTTATTCAGACAGTTTCCAGACATACTGGAGTTTTATCAAAATAAGTTCAGATATATTCTAGTTGATGAGTATCAGGATACAAATAGGGCTCAATATACACTTATTAACCTATTGTCAAAGAAATATAACAATATCTGTGTGGTTGGAGATGACGATCAATGTATTCTTCAAGGTATGATGGTTAATACACCAGAAGGTAACATACCTATCGAAGAACTGACAGAGGGGCAAAAGATCTACTCTCCTTCTGGTTGGGGTAGAGTTTCGGAAGGGACAGTGGAGAAAAAGATTAAGAAAGAATACTCAGGTCCAATAATAAAAATTAGAACTCAAAATGGAAACGTTATTAAGACAACTCCTAATCACATTATGTTTGGGAAACTAAACGTAAAACCAGGAGTATATTACGTTTACCTTATGTATAAAAAAGGGAAAGGGTATAGAATAGGACAAACACAAGGGGTTAGAAGCAGAGAAGGAGAGATCGTCAATGGTTTAATGGTGAGATTAAACCAAGAGCATGGTGACAAGATATGGATTCTCAAAATATGTAGCAGTAAAGAAGAGTCAACTTTTTATGAACAGTTATATTCGTTTAAGTATGGAATCCCTACTACTGTATTTCATGATGTCGGTAGGGGAATAACATTGACTCAGAAATATATTGATGAGTTATTTAATGAGATAGATACAGAAAGCAACGCAATTAAATTAATGGATGATCTCTTAATTTTTGAAGATTTCCCACATCACAGAGCTAATGGAGTAATTAGAGGAGGGGCGATTAGAAGACTTATAAATTTAACCTTTTTTGGAGGAAGAGTTACAGGTATAGATAAAGGATGGAATAGTCATAGGATCGCATTTAACACTTCTAGTGATGAATTAGAAAGCAAGGCAATTAGGGCAGGATTTCCTGTAAGAAAGGGACAGCGAAACACTTGGAGAATTGAAACAGAAAGAGTATTTTATGATGAAGCTAATGAATATGGAAAAAGCATTCAAGAACTAGATAGTGATATAGAAATAGTTAGAAGAGCAAAATTAACTGAGCAAGAAAGTTTTTATTATATGCCAGCTTCACACATTAGACCATCTATGAGTATAGCCAGTTACGAGGGTGGTAAAATTGTTGAAGACATTGTTGAAGAGGTTTCGATTGAAGAATATGATGGATATGTATTTGACATCTCTGTGCCTAACTTTAGACAATATTTATGCGAAGGGATAGTCGTTCATAACTCTATATATGGATGGCGCGGGGCTGATATTCGAAACATTCTTGACTTCGAGAAGGATTATAAGAATACAAAGGTCATAAAACTTGAGCAAAATTACCGTTCTACGAAGACAATACTAAATGCTGCCAATCAAGTAATAGAAAATAACGAGGGCAGAAAAAGTAAAAGACTGTGGACTGCAAATGATGAAGGATGTCCAATAAAGGTTTTCAGCGGTGCTAATGAACATGAAGAAGCAAATTTTATAGTAGATAAAATAAAAGAATTATCTGCAAAAGAAGATAGAAAACTATCAGATTTTGCTATTTTATATAGAACTAATGCCCAATCACGTGTAATAGAGGAAGCATTTTTAAAAGCTAATCTTCCTTATAAAATAGTAGGAGGACATAAATTCTACGACAGAAAAGAAATAAAAGACATAATAGCATATTTAAGGCTAATTCAGAACCCAGTAGACAACTATGCATTTAAGAGAATAATAAATGTACCAAAAAGAGGTATAGGAAAGACAACATTAGATAGACTAGAGCAATACAGCATAGAAAAAGAAGATAGTATGTTCGGAGCAATGCTTGAATGTGATGAAATTCCAGGGCTTACTCAAAGGGCAAAAGACAGTCTAAATTCCTTTTCTACATTAATAAGAAAGTTTATGGCAATGAAGGAAATTTTCACAGTAACAGAATTAATAGAAAATGTAATAGATTCTATTGGCTATATAGAGGAAATACAACAGGAGGAAACTGTTCAAGCAGAATCTAGAATAGAGAATATTAAAGAGTTTTTATCTGTAGCTGTTAGCTTTGAGGAAACCAGTGAAGATAAAACCTTAGAAGGATTCTTAGCAAATATATCACTGCTTTCTGATTTAGACAAAACAGATGATACAGATAGAGACACTGTTACTATGATGACTCTTCACAGTGCAAAAGGATTAGAGTTTCCAGTAGTTTTCATGACAGGAATGGAAGAAAACCTTTTTCCAACATCTAGAGCCTATTTCAATGAAGACGACTTAGAAGAAGAAAGAAGACTATGCTATGTAGGTATTACAAGAGCAGAGGAAATGCTATTTATGACAAGAGCATTCAGCCGTATGATTTACGGTAAAACGGGAGTTAATTCCATGTCTAGATTCTTAAGAGAAATACCTGATGAACTAATTGAGGACCTTAATGAAAGTCGGACGAATAAATCATCTAGTGTTTTTTCTGTATCATCTACTAAAACATATAATAGCATGTCCCCAAAATATTTTACTGGATACACCATAGAAAACACTAGAAAAACTCCTAAGGATACTAATCTAGATATAAAGCCGGGTTCAAAAGTCAACCATAAGGTTTGGGGTATAGGGACAGTAGTACAGGTCAAAGAATTAGACAACGACAAAGAAATTACAATAGCTTTTAATAGCCAAGGTGTTAGAAAGCTTATGCTTTCATTTGCCCCTATAGAGGTAATTAGTTAA
- a CDS encoding glucosaminidase domain-containing protein: MKEILEKLKQNEIISTRNISDLRRYISTKYPNLSSHEASILLVNTLHKIIDNNLLQFDSEYRNRIKQSIVNKSIHKNPFMITADEVVYAFVDNYEDEERYIDGLVAWLNERQSIEVARNQLLDIIDEIKKIDTKYLAKDIQLEPEEIILHNEVIEEPANMQIPKRAANKYLGIAICGFLIGLFSLTMLIKNNKAEEADIGVADEVIEVEETRDINELPREFKYKNIEVGKLREWLNRRDSRLADEPYLTAIINAAEEFDINPMLLIAITGQEQGFVPRTHQYADKMANNPFNVYGSWIDYNTDISDSARIAAITIVNLSKNRPDDVDPIQWINRKYAEDENWYKGVSKIFHMLNEEMLLVEGYNE, from the coding sequence ATGAAGGAGATATTAGAAAAACTTAAGCAAAATGAAATAATTAGTACTAGAAATATTTCAGACTTAAGAAGGTACATATCTACTAAGTATCCAAACCTATCATCACATGAAGCTTCTATTTTACTTGTTAATACATTACATAAAATAATAGATAATAATTTACTACAATTTGATTCAGAGTATAGAAATAGAATAAAGCAAAGTATTGTAAATAAATCAATTCATAAAAACCCTTTTATGATTACTGCTGATGAGGTTGTATACGCTTTTGTTGACAACTATGAGGACGAGGAAAGGTATATTGATGGTCTGGTTGCTTGGTTAAATGAAAGACAAAGTATAGAAGTCGCAAGGAATCAACTACTAGATATTATTGATGAAATTAAAAAAATTGATACTAAATATTTGGCTAAAGATATACAGCTAGAGCCTGAAGAGATAATACTACATAATGAAGTCATTGAAGAACCTGCTAATATGCAAATACCTAAAAGAGCTGCAAATAAGTATCTAGGAATTGCTATATGTGGATTCTTGATAGGTCTATTTAGTTTAACAATGTTAATAAAAAACAATAAAGCGGAGGAAGCAGACATAGGAGTAGCAGATGAAGTTATAGAAGTAGAAGAAACTAGAGATATTAATGAATTGCCCAGAGAATTTAAGTATAAAAACATCGAAGTTGGAAAACTAAGAGAGTGGTTAAACCGTAGAGATTCAAGGCTGGCAGATGAACCATACTTAACAGCAATAATAAATGCAGCGGAGGAATTTGATATAAACCCTATGTTATTGATAGCTATTACAGGGCAAGAACAGGGATTTGTTCCAAGGACACACCAATATGCAGATAAAATGGCCAATAATCCTTTTAATGTATATGGAAGCTGGATTGATTATAATACAGACATATCTGACTCTGCTAGGATAGCTGCTATAACTATAGTTAATTTAAGTAAAAATAGACCCGATGATGTAGACCCTATTCAGTGGATTAATAGAAAATATGCAGAGGATGAAAATTGGTATAAAGGTGTTTCCAAGATATTTCATATGTTAAATGAAGAAATGTTATTGGTTGAGGGATATAACGAATGA
- a CDS encoding dihydrofolate reductase codes for MDRNMILIFAVDNNWNIGYDGDLLYKISEDLKRFRMITEGNIIIMGRRTFEALPGQTALPNRINIVLTRDKDYRAEGSIVINSLDELPPLLRKLKSSADKEMEVFVIGGGNIARQLIDYCNRAYITKVFKTFPADTLIPNLDLDKNWQIINESEIFSEGDMLYQYVDYVRVK; via the coding sequence ATGGATAGAAATATGATTTTGATTTTTGCAGTAGATAACAACTGGAATATTGGATATGATGGGGATTTACTATATAAAATATCAGAAGACCTAAAGCGATTTAGGATGATTACAGAAGGAAACATAATAATTATGGGGAGGAGGACTTTTGAAGCATTGCCAGGGCAGACAGCTTTACCTAATAGAATAAATATAGTTCTCACAAGAGATAAAGACTACAGGGCTGAAGGCTCTATAGTCATTAATTCACTAGACGAACTTCCTCCACTATTAAGAAAGTTAAAATCCTCCGCAGATAAAGAAATGGAAGTATTTGTAATTGGTGGAGGAAATATTGCGAGACAGCTTATAGATTATTGTAATAGGGCTTACATAACTAAAGTGTTTAAAACCTTTCCTGCAGATACCCTAATCCCTAATCTAGATTTAGATAAAAATTGGCAAATTATAAATGAATCTGAGATTTTTAGTGAAGGCGATATGTTGTACCAGTATGTAGACTATGTTAGAGTAAAATAG
- a CDS encoding dipeptidase encodes MRPVDMHCDTILGLMKDKEKLELFKNDFSIDIRKMKKGNSLAQFFAMFVYLKSGKDPMETCLEMIDKFYVELEKNSTHISLATNYGEIMKNDREGKVSAVLTIEEGGAIKGKLHNLRNFYRLGVRAITLTWNYPNEIGFPNTNYEHKDKGLTSFGEEVVHEMNRLGMLIDVSHISDQGFYDVARLSSKPFIASHSNARAIKEHSRNLDDNMIRALSEKGGVMGICFERDFLGESEKARIKDMIRHIKHIRNVGGIDVIGLGSDFDGCHPDGEISNIGEIEKLAYALKDNNFTEDEIDKIFYRNALRVIKDVL; translated from the coding sequence ATGCGACCAGTTGATATGCATTGTGACACAATTTTAGGACTTATGAAGGATAAAGAAAAACTAGAGCTATTTAAAAACGACTTCAGTATAGACATTAGAAAAATGAAAAAAGGGAACTCATTAGCTCAGTTTTTCGCTATGTTTGTATATTTAAAATCAGGAAAAGATCCAATGGAAACTTGCCTTGAGATGATAGATAAGTTTTATGTTGAGCTTGAAAAGAATTCTACTCATATTTCTCTGGCAACTAACTATGGTGAAATTATGAAAAATGACAGAGAAGGCAAAGTGTCCGCTGTGCTTACTATAGAAGAAGGCGGAGCTATAAAGGGAAAGCTTCATAATCTGAGAAACTTCTATAGATTAGGAGTTAGGGCTATAACTCTTACATGGAACTATCCAAATGAAATAGGGTTCCCTAATACTAATTATGAGCATAAGGATAAGGGACTAACTAGCTTTGGAGAAGAAGTAGTTCATGAGATGAATAGGCTTGGAATGTTAATAGATGTCTCACATATTTCTGATCAAGGATTTTATGATGTAGCCAGACTAAGTTCAAAACCATTTATAGCTTCTCATTCTAATGCAAGAGCTATTAAGGAGCATTCTAGAAATCTTGACGATAACATGATAAGAGCTCTCTCGGAAAAGGGAGGGGTTATGGGAATCTGCTTTGAAAGAGATTTTCTTGGAGAAAGTGAAAAAGCTAGAATAAAAGACATGATTAGGCACATTAAGCATATCAGAAATGTTGGAGGAATAGATGTCATAGGATTAGGCTCAGACTTTGATGGTTGTCATCCAGATGGAGAGATTAGTAATATCGGAGAAATTGAAAAGCTAGCTTATGCCTTAAAGGATAATAATTTCACAGAGGATGAAATAGATAAGATATTTTATAGGAATGCTTTAAGAGTTATTAAGGATGTGTTGTAG
- a CDS encoding amidase domain-containing protein produces the protein MWNKLLFFGRRMKSLLRESLTKEELYKEVSRMVQGKIIGSFALEELYKNILSKKFINNTVIESQVDNRDTVNLEFIEGYRNMADEEEYILKLITEKYNRETSIANWKMNLHLLKGNYKDLEKDKSVYIDRINSYITGYSFIDNIKNNSSKKTRKNVSLLSNYSPEKAVEYAITYAFNYNTAKYPNYAGKGGDCANFISQVLHAGGKPMNGTNASNFNNWFCRSNRVWDVDKISSTWRGADAFGHYWMRKAVSYKSFDRSYFSDNSKLKKVLEYGNRGDAVSILNSNGRPFHTLIIIDYAKDDLICAAHSGDTVSASLRNYGLFSGGIRIYKMGQ, from the coding sequence ATGTGGAATAAACTCTTGTTTTTTGGAAGAAGAATGAAATCATTATTAAGAGAGAGCCTAACTAAAGAGGAGCTTTATAAAGAAGTTAGTCGCATGGTACAAGGTAAGATTATAGGTTCATTTGCTTTAGAAGAGCTTTATAAAAATATCCTCAGTAAAAAGTTTATCAATAACACAGTGATAGAATCTCAGGTAGATAATAGAGATACAGTAAATCTAGAATTTATTGAAGGTTATAGGAATATGGCAGATGAAGAGGAATATATTTTAAAACTTATTACTGAAAAATATAATAGAGAAACTTCTATTGCAAATTGGAAAATGAATCTACATCTGTTAAAAGGAAACTATAAAGATTTAGAGAAGGACAAAAGTGTATATATTGATAGGATAAATTCTTATATTACTGGATATTCATTTATTGATAATATTAAAAACAATTCTTCAAAAAAAACTAGAAAGAATGTAAGTTTACTTTCTAACTATTCTCCAGAAAAAGCTGTTGAATATGCGATAACCTATGCTTTTAATTATAATACAGCTAAATACCCCAACTATGCAGGAAAGGGGGGAGATTGTGCTAACTTTATTTCCCAGGTATTACATGCCGGAGGGAAGCCAATGAATGGAACTAATGCCTCTAATTTTAACAACTGGTTTTGCAGATCAAATCGTGTATGGGATGTAGATAAAATATCTTCAACCTGGAGAGGGGCAGATGCTTTTGGACATTACTGGATGAGGAAGGCAGTTTCTTATAAAAGCTTTGATAGGTCATACTTTAGTGACAACTCTAAATTGAAGAAGGTTCTCGAGTATGGAAATAGAGGAGATGCAGTATCCATACTTAATAGTAATGGTAGGCCCTTTCATACACTCATAATCATAGACTATGCCAAGGATGATTTAATATGTGCAGCTCATTCAGGAGATACAGTAAGCGCATCCTTAAGAAATTATGGTTTGTTTAGCGGTGGAATAAGAATTTATAAAATGGGTCAATAA
- the ligA gene encoding NAD-dependent DNA ligase LigA codes for MDKQNRIKELVDILNELNYYYYTLDSPKVSDKEYDLLYDELLSLESETGIILPDSPTQRVGGEPLEKFEKHRHLGSLWSLDKGQSFGELRSWDQRVRKLIEQYNLVHDEKLPQPTYVMELKFDGLTINLTYMDGKLAQGATRGNGITGEAILPQLKTIKSIPLSIDHKGTIEVQGEGLMPLSALEKYNENAAEPLKNARNAAAGALRNLDPKITAERNLIAYFYNIGYTESLNFNTHVEMIEFLKENRFPVNEYFRLFNSIEEVIEEIEKVKEDRKGLDILTDGLVIKINDMRTRDALGYTQKFPRWAIAYKFEAEEVTTKLLGIEWNVGRTGKVTPTALLEPIDIGGVTVKRATLNNWDDIQRKKVAIGCRVWIRRSNDVIPEIMGIVEEAQEDITEIAKPEKCPSCNSELVQNGVHMFCPNSLSCKPQLVSRLVHYASRDAMNIEGFSEKTASQLFEEIDLKDIPGLYELKFEDLINLERFGPKKAQNLLDAIEKSKDCSLDSFVYALGIPNVGRKTATDLADEFKSLDKIMVATYEELIKVPDIGDIIANSIIEFFHDEKILDSINKLLSEGINIKYEHEEIEQESIFTGKTVVITGTIEGFSRSQAEALIKKMGGKTSGSVSKRTDYVIVGEDAGSKADKARELGIKIITGEEFLDIVK; via the coding sequence TTGGATAAACAGAACAGAATAAAAGAGCTAGTGGATATTTTAAACGAGCTTAATTACTATTATTATACACTAGACAGCCCAAAGGTCAGTGATAAGGAATACGATTTGCTTTATGACGAACTATTAAGTCTTGAAAGTGAAACTGGTATAATACTCCCAGATTCACCTACTCAAAGAGTAGGTGGAGAGCCACTTGAAAAATTTGAAAAACATAGACATTTAGGCAGCTTATGGAGCTTAGATAAGGGGCAAAGCTTTGGAGAACTTAGAAGCTGGGATCAAAGAGTCAGGAAGCTAATAGAGCAGTATAACCTGGTTCATGATGAAAAGCTGCCACAGCCAACTTATGTAATGGAATTAAAATTTGATGGATTAACTATTAATCTAACCTACATGGACGGCAAGCTGGCCCAAGGAGCTACTAGAGGAAATGGAATCACAGGCGAGGCAATACTACCTCAGCTTAAAACAATAAAATCCATACCACTTAGTATAGACCATAAGGGGACTATAGAAGTACAAGGGGAAGGATTAATGCCGCTTTCTGCCCTTGAAAAGTATAACGAGAATGCAGCAGAGCCTCTTAAGAATGCAAGGAATGCTGCTGCTGGTGCTTTAAGGAATCTTGATCCAAAGATTACAGCTGAAAGAAATCTAATAGCTTATTTCTATAATATAGGCTACACTGAAAGCCTTAACTTCAATACCCATGTAGAAATGATAGAATTTTTGAAGGAAAACCGCTTTCCTGTAAATGAGTATTTTAGACTATTTAATAGTATAGAAGAAGTTATAGAAGAGATTGAAAAAGTTAAAGAAGATAGAAAGGGACTAGATATACTTACTGATGGTTTAGTAATCAAAATAAATGACATGAGGACTAGGGATGCTCTAGGGTATACTCAGAAGTTTCCAAGGTGGGCTATAGCATATAAATTTGAAGCAGAGGAAGTGACTACAAAGCTGTTAGGTATAGAGTGGAATGTTGGAAGAACTGGAAAAGTGACACCAACAGCACTTTTGGAGCCAATTGATATTGGAGGAGTTACAGTAAAGAGAGCGACACTTAATAACTGGGATGATATTCAAAGAAAAAAAGTAGCTATAGGCTGTAGAGTATGGATAAGAAGGTCTAATGATGTAATACCAGAGATAATGGGAATTGTAGAAGAAGCCCAAGAAGATATAACTGAAATAGCAAAGCCTGAAAAATGCCCATCATGCAATAGTGAGTTGGTTCAGAATGGAGTACATATGTTTTGCCCTAATTCTCTATCCTGTAAGCCACAGCTTGTGTCAAGATTAGTTCATTATGCAAGTAGAGATGCTATGAATATAGAAGGCTTTAGTGAAAAGACTGCCTCTCAACTTTTCGAGGAGATTGACTTAAAGGATATACCTGGCCTATATGAGCTAAAGTTTGAGGATTTGATAAACCTAGAAAGATTTGGACCTAAAAAGGCTCAAAATCTTTTAGATGCTATTGAAAAAAGTAAGGATTGTAGCCTAGATTCATTCGTATATGCCTTGGGAATACCTAATGTAGGTAGAAAAACAGCAACTGATCTGGCAGATGAATTCAAATCCTTAGACAAAATAATGGTTGCTACTTATGAAGAACTCATTAAAGTACCTGACATTGGGGATATAATAGCTAACAGTATAATCGAATTTTTCCATGATGAAAAAATACTAGATAGTATTAATAAATTGCTATCAGAAGGAATCAATATTAAATATGAGCATGAGGAAATAGAGCAAGAATCCATTTTTACTGGTAAAACAGTGGTCATAACAGGTACTATTGAAGGGTTTAGCAGAAGTCAGGCAGAAGCTTTAATCAAAAAAATGGGTGGTAAGACTTCTGGAAGCGTAAGTAAAAGGACTGATTATGTAATTGTAGGAGAAGATGCTGGCTCCAAGGCTGATAAGGCTAGGGAGCTAGGTATAAAGATAATAACAGGAGAAGAATTTTTAGATATAGTAAAATAA